The Streptomyces sp. NBC_00224 genome contains the following window.
GACGGGAGTGCCGCGACTGGACGCGATCTTTACTTTACCTAACTCTTTACCCGGGTGCGGGGGGACGATTCCGGTGATCGTTACCTTATGCGCAAGTGGGGTGGGGGGCGCGGGGTGCGGTGCCCGGTGTTTGTCTGCGGGTCGTCTGTGGCTGGTCGCGCAGTTCCCCGCGCCCCTAAAGGCAGAACGGGGTCCGGGCACATTCAGCCCCTCCAGCGTTGAGGAGCGGGGTCCGGGGCGGAGCCCCGAAAGCGGGGGCAGGGAGCGAAGCTCCCGCCCCTCAGGGGCGCGGGGAACTGCGCGACCAGCCACAGATGGCCCGCAGACGAACGGAGCCCCGAAGCGGGGTGCAGGGGCGCAGCCCCCGGGAAACGAGCCTCCACCCCCAGCCACCCCCGGAGGCCACGCGGCGGAGCCGCAAATGTCACAGCGGGGACGGGCGGGGTGGGGGAACAACGGCCGGAGGCCCAGCCACGCACACCGCGCAGCCGGGCCCCCAGCCCCCCCACCCCCGCTCAGTCCTCGCTGGAAGCGCCCGGCAGCTTGGTCTGGATCAGATCCATCACCGACGAGTCCGTCAGCGTCGTGACATCCCCCAGCTCCCGGTTCTCGGCAACGTCCCGCAGCAACCGCCGCATGATCTTCCCCGACCGGGTCTTCGGCAGCTCCGCCACCGGCAGTACCCGCTTCGGCTTGGCGATCGGCCCCAGCGTGGTGCCGACGTGCGCCCGCAGCTCCTCCACCAGCCCGTCCGACTCGGCCGCCGAACCCCGCAGGATCACGAACGCGACGATCGCCTGCCCGGTCGTCTCGTCGGCCGCGCCGACCACCGCCGCCTCGGCCACCGACGGGTGCGACACCAGCGCCGACTCGACCTCGGTCGTCGAGATGTTGTGCCCGGACACGAGCATCACGTCATCGACGCGGCCGAGCAGCCAGATGTCCCCGTCCTCGTCCTTCTTCGCCCCGTCACCGGCGAAGTACTTGCCCTCGAACCGCGACCAGTACGTGTCGATGAACCGCTGGTCGTCGCCCCAGATGGTGCGCAGCATCGACGGCCACGGCTCGGTGAGGACGAGGTACCCGCCGCCCCCGTTCGGCACCTCGTGCGCCTCGTCGTCGACGACGGTCGCCGCGATGCCCGGCAGCGCCCGCTGCGCGGAGCCCGGCTTGGTCTCGGTCACTCCCGGCAGCGGCGAGATCATCATCGCGCCGGTCTCCGTCTGCCACCACGTGTCCACGATCGGGCACTTGTCCGCCCCGATGTGCTTGCGGTACCAGATCCACGCCTCGGGGTTGATGGGCTCGCCCACCGACCCGAGCACCCGCAGCGACGACAGGTCGAACTTCGCGGGGATGTCGTCGCCCCACTTCATGAACGTACGGATCGCCGTCGGCGCCGTGTAGAGGATCGTCACCCCGTACTTCTGGACGATCTCCCAGAACCGCCCCTGGTGCGGGGTGTCCGGCGTGCCCTCGTACATGACCTGCGTCGCACCGTTGGCCAGCGGCCCGTACACGATGTACGAGTGACCGGTCACCCAGCCGATGTCGGCGGTGCACCAGTACACATCGGTCTCGGGCTTGAGGTCGAAGACCGCGTGGTGCGTGTACGCGGCCTGCGTCAGATAGCCGCCGGAGGTGTGCAGGATGCCCTTCGGCTTACCCGTCGTCCCCGAGGTGTAGAGGATGAACAGCGGGTGCTCGGCGTCGAACGCCTGCGGGGTGTGCTCGGCGGACTGACGGCCGACGATGTCGTCCCACCAGACGTCCCGGCCCTCGGTGAAGGCGGTCTCCTGGCCCGTACGCCGCACCACCAGTACGTGCTCGACCTGCGGGCACTTCGTCACGGCCTCGTCGATCGCGGGCTTGAGCGCGGACGGCTTGCCGCGCCGGTACCCGCCGTCCGCCGTGATGACCAGCTTCGCGTCGGCGTCCTGGATACGGGACGCGACGGCGTCGGCCGAGAACCCGCCGAAGACCACCGAGTGCGCCGCGCCGATACGGGCGCAGGCGAGCATCGCGACGGCCGCCTCGGGGATCATCGGCATGTACACCGCGACCCGGTCGCCGGCCCGGACGCCGAGCTCGGTAAGGGCGTTGGCGGCCCGTGAGACCTCGTCCTTCAGCTCCGCGTAGGTGATCGCGCGGCTGTCACCGGGTTCGCCCTCGAAGTGAATGGCGACCCGGTCACCGTTCCCGGCCTCGACGTGGCGGTCCACGCAGTTGTACGCGACGTTGAGCTGCCCGTCGGCGAACCACTTCGCGAACGGCGGGTTCGACCAGTCGAGCGTCTCGGTCGGTTCGGTGGCCCAGGTGAGGCGCCGGGCCTGCTCGGCCCAGAAGCCCAGCCTGTCCGCCTCGGCCTGCTCGTACGCCTCCGCCGTCACGTTGGCGTCGGCAGCCAGCGCGGCAGGAGGAGCGAACCGGCGCTCCTCCTTCAAGAGGTTGGCCAGGCTTTCGTTGCTCACGACATCTCCCTTTCCCAGGGCGTCCTATGTGCCTATGTGTCCCGGGCCATAGCTCATCAGGCCAATCGCCGGGTGACAAGAGCCTCCCGGAAATTGGTTTAGACCTATAGGGGATCCGGGGCATCGGCGTGTCATCAGACGGTCTCACGGACACGGTCCGCCCTGGGTTCAGGCATGCGCGGAAGGCGCGGCATCGCACCACGTCAGATGGGGGATGCCTCAAGGGCCGTCGGCCCCACCCCCTCGAACACCTCCGCGCAGTCGTCGGACGCCAGCAAGTACGCCTGGGCCTCGCCCACATGGAAGTACATCCCGTGCAGCGCCAGCGTGCCCTCGGCCAGTCGCCGCGCCACCGACTCATGGCGCCGCAGATGGTCCAGCTGCTGCACCACATTGGTGAGGCAGAGCTGCTCGACGGCGTCGGCGGGCAGCCGCCCGGCGATCCGCGCCCAGGAGTACTTGCGGCTCGCCATCCGCTCCAGGCTGGGCGCCCCGTGCCGCAGCCACCGCCGCAGGGGCGTCTGCGGGGCGTCCGGCTTACCGTTCAGCAGCGCCTGCATCGCCCCGCAGCCGGAGTGTCCGCAGACCGTGATGGACTCGACCCGCAGCACCTCGACCGCGTACTCGATCGCCGCGGCCACCGAGTCGTCACCGCACTCCGCGCCGGGCGGGGGCACCAGATTGCCGACGTTGCGCACGGTGAACAGATCGCCCGGTCCACTGGACGTGATCATGCTGGTGACCAGCCGGGAGTCCGCGCAGGTGAGGAAGAGCTGGGACGGCTGCTGCCCCTCGCGCGCCAGCCGCGCCAGCTCGTCCCGCACCAGCGGCGCGGTGTTGCGCTGGAACGAGCTGAGCCCGCTGGCCAGTTGGTGCCCGTGCCGCCTGGGCGCCGGCGCCTTGTCGTGGCAGTGGTGGTTGCGCCAGGGGGTCCAGGGCCGGCAGCAGCTCTGCGAGCTGGAGGCGGGCTCGGTGATCCGTCCGCCGGACCGGCCGGTGATCCGCACCTCGCCACCGCGCGCGGTGTGCGTGTCCTGCCAGCTCTGCAGTGCCTCGTACGCCGCGTGGTCCATGAACGAGCCGTCCAACTCCACGACGGCGCTCGCCCCTTGGGGCACCTGGTTCAGCGACCGGGTCAGCCGGGGCACGGCGAGGAACGTCAACTGCCCGCGCGCCCGCACCAGATACGACAGGTCGTCCCGGCGCTGCACCGTGATCCGGGTGCGTGCCACCCGGCGCAGCGCGACCGCGACGGCCACGGCGACCCCCATGACCACGCCCTGGAGCACCCCGAAGAGGAGCACCCCGGCCACCGTCGCCACGTACACCAGGAACTCGCGGTGCTTGTGGACGTTGCGGATGTGGGCGAAGGACACCATCTGGATGCCGACCATCATCACCAGCGCGGCCAGCGCCGCCAGTGGGATCCACTCCAGGACGACCACGAGGAGCCCGGCGGCGAGCAGCACCCACACCCCGTGCAGCACGGTGGAGGCACGGCCGGTCGCCCCGGCCCGTACGTTGGCGCTGCCGCGCACCGCGCCACCGGAGACCGGCATTCCGCCGAGCAGCCCGGAGACGGCGTTGGCGATGCCCTGGCCGCGCAACTCCCGGTCGAGGTCGGCCCGGGCGGGTGCGGTGCCCCCCGGCCGTTCGGCGGCCAGCTTGTCCACGGCCACGGCGGAGAGCAGTGACTCCAGGCTGGCCACCAGCGTCACCGTGAGCACGGCGGCGGCCAGCCCGGCCACCGGCCCGTGCGGCAGTTCCGGCAGCACATGGGCGTCCCAGGAGGGCAGGTCGACCCGGGCGATGTGGGGCGCGGCCAGGGCGGCCACACCGGTGGCGATCACCACACAGGCGAGTGCGGCCGGGATGCGGCGCAGCGTCTTTCCGACGCGTCCCGGGAGGCGGGGCCACGTCATGAGCACGGCGATGGTGAGCGCCCCGATGAGGGGTGCGGCAGGGCCGACCTTGGCCAACTGGCCTGGGAGAGCTTGGGCGTTGTCCACGGCCGAGCTCTGTGGGGAGCCGCCCAGGACGATGTGGAGCTGGGCGAGCGCGATGGCGGCGCCGATGCCGGCGAGGGTGCCGTGCACGATGGCGGGGCTCACGGCGAGCGCGGAGCGCGCGGTCTTCAGTGAGCCGAGTGTGATCTGGAGCAGACCCGCGAGAACCGTGATGGCGCAGGTGGTGCGCCAGCCGTAACTCTGGATCAACTCGGCCGATACCACCGTGAGTCCGGCGGATGGGCCACTGACAAGGAGCGGTGAGCCGCCGAGCAGCCCGGCGACGATGCCGCCGACACCGGCGGCGATGAGGCTGGCTTCCAGCGGGGCGTCGATGGCGACGGCGAGGCCGAGCGACATCGGGACGGCGAGCAGGAAGACGGTGACGGATGCGGACAGATCGGCTCCGGCGATCCGGAAGCGGCGGCCTCCTTTCCTGGGGGGCGGGGCGTGCGGGTGCTGGGGGCTGTCGGTGTGAGTGAGGGGCTGGGTGCGGGTGGGGACGCAGGCAGACATGTTTCCCGTCTCCTCCGGGGCAGCGCGGTCGCGGATGTGGGGTCGCGGCCGTGGGTCACGGCGTGCAGCGGCGGGATTCTCAACTCTCGGTAAACGAATCGTAATGCAGAGTAAAGGTCAGCGCTTCGCATTTAGGGCAAATAGGTCAACGATTCACTCTCCACGGTGAATAAGCAGCTTTTCGTGCGGCCTGTCGCGCCCCCTTCCCTCATGCTGCGTGTCACTTTTGCGGCGATTTGATGACATTCAGTGCAAGAGATCTTCGGATCTGCTGATCTGCGAGGAAGAGGGTGGGCGGATGATGGCCGCCACGAAGAGGATCGCCACCGGGGCCGTCGTCGTCGCGCTGGTCGCGGGCGTCGCCGGATGTTCGGTGGGCAACGGGACCAAGGCGGCCGCGCCCGGACCCGGAGCGGTCGGCGCCGCCGCCCCCAAGAAGGCCGTGCGCCTGATCGGCGACGGCTCCACCGCGTTCACCGGACTCCAGCCCCATCTGCTGAAGCCGAGCAAGCTGGCGCCCGGTCAGCAGCCGCCGCAGTTCGTGGTGTTCTCCTGGGACGGTGCGGGCGAGGACAGCCAGCAGCTGTTCTCCCACTTCCGCGAGGTGGGCAAGAAGTACAACGCGACGATGACGTACTTCCTCAGCGGTGTGTACATGCTCCCGGAGGAGAAGCGCGAGCGGTACACCGCGCCCAAGCACTCTCCGGGCAGCAGTGACATCGGGTTCAACGATCTCAAGGGCATCAAGGACACGGTCACCCAGCTGCGCGGTGCGTGGCAGGAGGGCAACGAGGTCGGCACCCACTTCAACGGCCACTTCTGCGGGAACGACGGTGGCGTCGGGACCTGGTCGGTGGACGAGTGGAAGAGCGAGATCGCGCAGGCCAAGTCGTTCGTGAAGAACTGGAAGTCGAACTCCGGGCTCACGGCGGAGGCGCCGCTTCCGTTCGACTACGACAAGGAGCTCATCGGCGGCCGCACACCCTGCCTGGAGGGCCGCAAGAACTTCGTGCAGGCGGCCGGTCAGCTCGGCTGGCGCTATGACACCAGCGGCGTCAACGACCAGGTGTGGCCGAAGAAGAACGACAACGGCATCTGGGACCTGTCCATGCAGCTGGTCCCGGTCCCGGGCCGCGCCTTCCAGACGCTGTCCATGGACTACAACTTCTACATGAACCAGTCGGGCGCGGTGACGGGCGAGGCCGACCAGCACGAGTACTGGGGCAACCAGATGCGCGACGGCCTGCTCCAGGCCTTCGACCGCTCGTACAACGGCAACCGCGCGCCGCTGATCATCGGCAACCACTTCGAGCCCTGGAACGGCGGCACGTACATGCGGGCCGTCGAGGACACGATCAAGACGGTCTGCGTCAAGCGCGAGGTGCACTGCGTGTCGTTCCGTCAGCTCGCCGACTGGCTGGACGCGCAGGACCCGTCGGCACTCGACAAGTTCCGTCAGCTGAAGGTCGGAGAGGCCCCGAAGGGTGGCTGGACGGCCTTCCTGGCCGCCCAGCCCGCCGTGCCGGTCCAGCCGGCCAAGCCGCTCCCGCAGCCCGGCCTCAAGCAGGCCGCCGCAGGCTGACGCCTTCCGCCGGCCGCGCTCGCGAGGTCAGCTCGGCTGCGGAACGGCGAGTTCCTCCTGGAGTACGAAGGCGGGGTCGACCTGGGCCGCCAGGTCGGCGCCCGTCTTCGCGTTCCCCCAACTCTGCGCGTTCTTCAGATGGAAGTGGACCATCTGGCGGGTGTACCGCTCCCAGTCGCGCCCCTCGTACGAGTCGTCCGCCGCGTCCTGCAGGGCCTGGAGGGCGAGCCGGTTGTCGGCCTCCAGGAGCTCGAAGCGCGGCGGGCGCCCCTTCTCCATCGCGCGCACCCAGTCGGAGTGGCCGACCGTGACCAGCAGGTCCTCGCCGACCTCGGCCCGCAGGAAGTCCAGGTCGTCCTGGCCCTGCACCTTGTTGCCGACGACCTTGAGGGAGACCCCGAAGTCCCGTGCGTACTCCTTGTACTGGCGGTAGACCGACACGCCCTTGCGGGTCGGCTCGGCCACCAGGAACGTCATGTCGAAGCGCGTGAACATGCCGGAGGCGAACGAGTCCGACCCGGCCGTCATGTCGACGACGACGTACTCGTCCGGCCCGTCCACCAGGTGGTTCAGGCACAGCTCCACCGCCCCGACCTTCGAGTGGTAGCAGGCCACGCCCAGGTCGGACTCGTTGAACGGGCCGGTCGCCATCAGCCGGATGTCCCCGTCGTCGAGCACCACCCGCCGCGCGCACGCCTCGTACACCGGATTCGACTCGCGGATCCGCAGCAGCCGTGAGCCCCGGCCCGGCGGAGTCGTCTTGATCATCGTCTCGGCGGAGGCGATCCGGGGGTTGGTGCCGCGCAGATACTCCTTGATCAGCGGCAGCTGCGCGCCCAGCGCGGGCAGGGCGGCGGCCTCCGCCTCGTCGAGCCCGAGCGCGGCCCCCAGATGCTGGTTGATGTCGGCGTCGACCGCGAGCACGGCGGCCTCGTTGGCGGTGAGGTGGCGGATGAAGAGCGAGGACAACGTGGTCTTGCCGCTGCCGCCCTTGCCTACGAAAGCGATCTTCATGTTCACCAACGGTAATCGTGCGGCAGCGCAATGTAGGGGTGGCGAGTGAAGAAGACCACTCGAAGGTGGGGTGTGGGCCACGGACGCGTAGCCTCGCTACTTATGAGTACGAACGCCTCGTCGGCCGCCGATCCGCTTGTCGCCCTGGGCTCGCTGCCGGGTGTCCCGGACGCCGTGGACTCCGTACGCAAAGCCGTCGACCGGGTCTACGGGCACCGTGTGATGCGGCGGCGCAGCAACGAGATCACCTCGGAGGCGGCGCTGCGCGGGGCGCGCGGCAGCGCTGCGCTCTCCGGCGCCGACTGGGCGCTGGAGGAGGTGCGGCGGCGCAGTGACTTCGGCTCGGAGGCCGAGGCGCGCACGGTCGGCGCGGCCCTGCGGCTGACCGCCGAGGCCGGTCAGTTGCTCTCCATCTGGCGGCAGTCGCCGCTGCGGGTGCTCGCCCGGCTGCACCTGGTCGCGGCCGCCGACTCCGCCGACACGGTGGGCCGGCCCCGTCAGCACGGCGAGACGGTGGACGAGCCGCTGATCGAGCTGCCGCTGCCGGACGCGGACGAGGTGGCGGGCCGCCTGGAGGGGCTCTCCCAGCTGATCATCGCGGGCTCATCGGCCCCGGCGCTCGTCACGGCCGCGGTGGTGCACGGCGAACTGCTCGCCCTGCGTCCGTTCGGCTCCTACAACGGGCTTGTGGCGCGGGCCGCCGAGCGCATCGTGCTGATCGGCAGCGGTCTCGACCCGAAGTCGATCTGCCCGGCCGAGGTCGGCCACGCGGAGCAGGGGCGCGCGGCGTACGCGGCGGCGCTGGACGGCTATGCCTCGGGGACGCCGGAGGGCGTGGCGGCCTGGATCGCGCACTGCGGGCGCTCGATCGAGCTCGGTGTACGGGAGTCGACGGCCGTCTGCGAGGCGCTTCAGCGCGGAGCGGCGTAGGCGGCACGGCGCTGGATGCTCGACGGCAGGGGCCGGAAGGCGGGGCGCCGGAAAAGGGTTGCGGCGGTACCGGATCGGTACCGCCGCTGGCATGTTCACCGTGTTACCAAGCGTCCTCGAATGTTGCCCATCAGGTCGGGAACTTCTGCCCGTCACCTGGTGCGGCTGGCCCGTAATCGACGGGTCGACGTCGCGTGGGTGCTCGATGTTCATGCTCGGTCCGTGGGGCCGTGTTGCGTAGAAGGTGATCCTCTCGGATGTCCCAGGTCTCGCGGGCCGTTGCCTTATTTGTACTCCAGGCTGGGGTGAAGCGGAACCCCTGACTGCACTTCTTTACTTTTAGGTTCAAACAGGGCAGAACGGTCAGCGCTGCTCGGAGGGCCCTCGGACCCGGTGTCTCTCGGTCAGCTCGCGGCCGCGGCGCGCCGCCGGCTCGCGTACCAGACGAGCCCGGCTGTGGCCGCCGCGGCGCCCACAGCCGCCGCCGCGACCAGTGCCGGACGGGGCGGCATGGAGAGCGCGGGCAGCCGCTGCTTGAGCCGGACAGGCCGGTTGAAGACGAGAACCGGCCAATCTCTGATGGCCGCTTCGCGCCGGAGTGCCCGATCCGGGTTGACGGCGAAGGGGTGACCCACCGCCTCCAGCATCGGGACGTCGGTCGCCGAGTCGCTGTACGCGTAGCAGCGGGCCAGGTCGTAGCCCTCGGAGGCGGCGAGCTCCTTGACGGCCTCCGCCTTGGTGGGGCCGTAGGCGTAGTACTCGACGTCGCCCGTGAAGCAGCCGTCGGGGCCCACGACCATCCGGGTGGCCACCACGCGGTCCGCCCCGAGCAACTCGCCGATCGGCTCGACCACCTCGGCGCCCGAGGTCGAGACGATCACGACGTCGCGGCCCGCGGTGTGGTGCTCCTCGATGAGGGAGGCGGCCTCGTCGTAGATGATCGGGTCGATCAGATCGTGGAGCGTCTCGGCGACGATCTCCTTCACCTGCTGGACGTTCCAGCCCTTGCAGAGCGCCGACAGATACTGGCGCATCCGCTCCATCTGATCATGGTCAGCGCCGCCCGCGAGGAACACGAACTGTGCGTAGGCCGTACGCAGCACGGCCCGGCGGTTGATGAGTCCCCCTTGATAGAAGGACTTGCTGAACGTGAGAGTCGACGACTTGGCAATGACTGTCTTGTCCAAG
Protein-coding sequences here:
- a CDS encoding ATP-binding protein yields the protein MKIAFVGKGGSGKTTLSSLFIRHLTANEAAVLAVDADINQHLGAALGLDEAEAAALPALGAQLPLIKEYLRGTNPRIASAETMIKTTPPGRGSRLLRIRESNPVYEACARRVVLDDGDIRLMATGPFNESDLGVACYHSKVGAVELCLNHLVDGPDEYVVVDMTAGSDSFASGMFTRFDMTFLVAEPTRKGVSVYRQYKEYARDFGVSLKVVGNKVQGQDDLDFLRAEVGEDLLVTVGHSDWVRAMEKGRPPRFELLEADNRLALQALQDAADDSYEGRDWERYTRQMVHFHLKNAQSWGNAKTGADLAAQVDPAFVLQEELAVPQPS
- a CDS encoding oxidoreductase: MSTNASSAADPLVALGSLPGVPDAVDSVRKAVDRVYGHRVMRRRSNEITSEAALRGARGSAALSGADWALEEVRRRSDFGSEAEARTVGAALRLTAEAGQLLSIWRQSPLRVLARLHLVAAADSADTVGRPRQHGETVDEPLIELPLPDADEVAGRLEGLSQLIIAGSSAPALVTAAVVHGELLALRPFGSYNGLVARAAERIVLIGSGLDPKSICPAEVGHAEQGRAAYAAALDGYASGTPEGVAAWIAHCGRSIELGVRESTAVCEALQRGAA
- the acs gene encoding acetate--CoA ligase, yielding MSNESLANLLKEERRFAPPAALAADANVTAEAYEQAEADRLGFWAEQARRLTWATEPTETLDWSNPPFAKWFADGQLNVAYNCVDRHVEAGNGDRVAIHFEGEPGDSRAITYAELKDEVSRAANALTELGVRAGDRVAVYMPMIPEAAVAMLACARIGAAHSVVFGGFSADAVASRIQDADAKLVITADGGYRRGKPSALKPAIDEAVTKCPQVEHVLVVRRTGQETAFTEGRDVWWDDIVGRQSAEHTPQAFDAEHPLFILYTSGTTGKPKGILHTSGGYLTQAAYTHHAVFDLKPETDVYWCTADIGWVTGHSYIVYGPLANGATQVMYEGTPDTPHQGRFWEIVQKYGVTILYTAPTAIRTFMKWGDDIPAKFDLSSLRVLGSVGEPINPEAWIWYRKHIGADKCPIVDTWWQTETGAMMISPLPGVTETKPGSAQRALPGIAATVVDDEAHEVPNGGGGYLVLTEPWPSMLRTIWGDDQRFIDTYWSRFEGKYFAGDGAKKDEDGDIWLLGRVDDVMLVSGHNISTTEVESALVSHPSVAEAAVVGAADETTGQAIVAFVILRGSAAESDGLVEELRAHVGTTLGPIAKPKRVLPVAELPKTRSGKIMRRLLRDVAENRELGDVTTLTDSSVMDLIQTKLPGASSED
- a CDS encoding HAD family hydrolase, with the protein product MLALVENHSLPRTAAFFDLDKTVIAKSSTLTFSKSFYQGGLINRRAVLRTAYAQFVFLAGGADHDQMERMRQYLSALCKGWNVQQVKEIVAETLHDLIDPIIYDEAASLIEEHHTAGRDVVIVSTSGAEVVEPIGELLGADRVVATRMVVGPDGCFTGDVEYYAYGPTKAEAVKELAASEGYDLARCYAYSDSATDVPMLEAVGHPFAVNPDRALRREAAIRDWPVLVFNRPVRLKQRLPALSMPPRPALVAAAAVGAAAATAGLVWYASRRRAAAAS
- a CDS encoding bifunctional SulP family inorganic anion transporter/carbonic anhydrase; amino-acid sequence: MSACVPTRTQPLTHTDSPQHPHAPPPRKGGRRFRIAGADLSASVTVFLLAVPMSLGLAVAIDAPLEASLIAAGVGGIVAGLLGGSPLLVSGPSAGLTVVSAELIQSYGWRTTCAITVLAGLLQITLGSLKTARSALAVSPAIVHGTLAGIGAAIALAQLHIVLGGSPQSSAVDNAQALPGQLAKVGPAAPLIGALTIAVLMTWPRLPGRVGKTLRRIPAALACVVIATGVAALAAPHIARVDLPSWDAHVLPELPHGPVAGLAAAVLTVTLVASLESLLSAVAVDKLAAERPGGTAPARADLDRELRGQGIANAVSGLLGGMPVSGGAVRGSANVRAGATGRASTVLHGVWVLLAAGLLVVVLEWIPLAALAALVMMVGIQMVSFAHIRNVHKHREFLVYVATVAGVLLFGVLQGVVMGVAVAVAVALRRVARTRITVQRRDDLSYLVRARGQLTFLAVPRLTRSLNQVPQGASAVVELDGSFMDHAAYEALQSWQDTHTARGGEVRITGRSGGRITEPASSSQSCCRPWTPWRNHHCHDKAPAPRRHGHQLASGLSSFQRNTAPLVRDELARLAREGQQPSQLFLTCADSRLVTSMITSSGPGDLFTVRNVGNLVPPPGAECGDDSVAAAIEYAVEVLRVESITVCGHSGCGAMQALLNGKPDAPQTPLRRWLRHGAPSLERMASRKYSWARIAGRLPADAVEQLCLTNVVQQLDHLRRHESVARRLAEGTLALHGMYFHVGEAQAYLLASDDCAEVFEGVGPTALEASPI